GCGACCGCGACGAAAGCTTTATCACCGAACGGGGCAACGACACCGTGGACGGCGGCGGCGGGTTCGACCGCGTGCGCTATGACCGCAGCGGAGTGGATGCGGTTACGGTCGATCTTGTCGCAGGCACCGCCACCGGCACCTGGGACGGCTTTGGCTTTACCGATACGCTGACCAGCATCGAATATATCCGTGGCTCGCGCTACGGCAACGACGTGATCCTGGGAACCGGCGCGGACGAACGGTTCGAAGGCGAGGGCGGCAACGACAGCCTCGTCGGGCGCGGTGGCGATGACCGGCTTGAGGGGGATTCAGGCAACGATACGCTGATTGGCGGCGACGGGCGCGACCGGCTTGATGGCGGGGATGGCAATGACCTGCTCGACGCTTCGGGCGGGGATGCCGCGACACAGGGGTATGGTGACTACATCCGCCCCGGTCTGGGCAGCGACACCATCCTCGGCCATGCCGCACTTTATGCAAACGATGCCGGACTCGACATCAGCTATGGCCCGCTGTCGGGCATTGGCGGGCTTACCATTGTTGTTGGGGCCAACGGCACCGGCACCGCTGTCAGCGGGACGGCAGGCGCTGTGAACGACACCTTCACCTATGCCAATTATTTCGAAGGCTCCGGCGACGGCGACCTGATCACCGGCTCTGACGCGGATCATTACGAAGGCTATGCGCCGCTGGGCGGGGCCGACACGGTCCATGGCGGCGGTGGCTTTGACGAGCTGAACTACAGCTACGAGGCCGAATACTATGGCGGCAATGGCAGCGGCATCACGGCCAACATGGGGGCCGGCACGGTGATCGACACCCAAGGCTTTACCGACCGCTTTAGCGGGATCGACCAGATCCGCGGCTCGGCCTTTGCCGACAGCATGGCGGCGGGCGGCGTTGCCGGTGGCGTGCGGTTCTATGGCGAGGCTGGCAATGACACGATTGTCGGCGGCGCGGGCGATGATTACCTGAACGACGGCGCAGGCAACGACAGCCTGACCGGCGGGGCCGGCAACGATTTCTTCGTGAACGAGGGCGGCACCGATGTCTTTGACGGCGGGGCCGGGGTCGATACGCTGTTCACCGATGTTACGGGCACGGCCGCCGACGCTTATACGCTTGTCGCCAACCTGACCACGGGCGAACAATACGGTCTGGAGTTTGCCGACCAGAATGTCGACACGCTGGTGTCGATCGAAAATTACCAGCTGGTCGGCCTGGTCTCGGCGCTGGTGACCGGGAATGCCGACAACAACCGCCTGACCACGGATGCGGGCGACGACACCATCACTGGTGGTCTGGGCAATGACACCGTTGATGCCGGGTTTGGCACGGATACCGCAGTGCTGGCGGTGAACCGCACCGACGCCACCGCGACCGAACAGACTGACGGGTCGATCCGCATCGTCTCTTCGCAGGGTACGGATATCTTTGTGGCTGTGGAGTTCTTTGAATTCAACGACGGCACGGTGGCTGCGGCAGACCTGTTCGAGGAAGAGGAAGAAAGCAACGATGCCCCCGGCGAACTGGTCCCCGGCACCGATGGTGACGACACGCTGACCGGCACCGCCAACAACGACACGGTGGCGGGGGGCGCTGGCAATGACACGCTGAACGGCGCAGGTGGCAACGACAACATCTCGGCCTCGGATGGCGATGATGTGGTTGATGGCGGTGCGGGCAACGACAGTATCGGCGGTGGCACCGGCAATGACACCATCCTTGGCGGATCGGGCAATGACGTCATCGGCGCGGGTCAGGGTGATGACGATGCCGATGGCGGCACCGGCAATGACGTGGTCAACGGCGGCCCCGGTAACGACACGCTGATCGGCGGCGAAGGCGACGACACCATGGGGGCCAGCTTTGGCAATGACCGGGTCGAGGGCCGTGGCGGCGACGACAGCCTGGGTGGCGGTACGGGCCGCGACACCCTGCTGGGCGAAGGCGGCGATGACGCCATCGGCGCGGGTGAGGGCAACGACAGCGTGGATGGCGGCGCGGGCAACGACTTTCTTGCTGGCGGCGGGCGCAACGACGTGGTGCTGGGTGGCACCGGCAATGACACGATCAATGGCGGCGCGGGGAATGATACACTCGATGGTGGCACGGGATCGGATGTCTTTGTGTTCAACGATTTTGTCAGCGGCGAAGTCGACCGGATCCTGAATTTCGAGGATGGCAGCGACAGTTTCCGCATGACCGGGATTATGAACGCACCGGGCACCGGGCTTCAGGGCCGGGTTGATGCGTTGAACATCACCGATGTCACCATCGAAGGCGAAGCCGGGGTCAGCATGACCTACGCGGGTCACGAGATCCTGCTCACCGGCGTCAGCGCCGCCGCTCTCGGGGTCGAGGACTTCACCTTCCTCTGAAGAACTTTGCCCGGCCGTCAGGCATGTCCGGCCGGGCAAAACAATCGTGCGTCCTATTGTGGACCGGTATTTTGCGCCAATTCATAAAACGATCAATTGACTTGGATCGCGGCCTATTCCTTTCTGGAGGCGTTGAAGCGCGAATCTTTTGGAAGGTATATTGAAATGGCAGATATTCAGGAAACCACCGACGCTCTGGGCAGTCTGGGCACGCAATACATAATTTCACCGGGCGACAGGTTTCTGGGGGATATCTCGCCCAGCGAAGACCGCGATTTTCTGCGTGCCGATCTGGATCTCGGTTTTGGCTATTTCTTCCGGATGAGTGGCGCAGGCGGGGCAGGCAGCCTGAACAGTAATTTCCTGAACCTGTTCAACGACGCAGGCGCCTATTTGAAAAATTCCGGAAACAATAACAGCCAGACAGCAATTCTGGACGTGACGCCGTCAGAGACGCAAACGTATTTCATTGATGCGAACCCCGTAGGCAGCCCCACCGGAAGCTATCAGCTGGAACTGATCCAGGAGATTGCCAACGGGTTGACCACCAACGTGATGCTGGGGGGCGGGGAAACGATATTCAGCCAGATTGACTACGATGGGGACCGTGATTTTTTCGAGGTCGAGCTTGAGGTGGGGTCGGGCTACTTTTTTCGGATGAGCGGCGCAGGCGGGGTTGGCAGCCTGAACAGCAACTTCCTTAATCTTTTTGATGACGCAGGCGCCTATTTGAAAAATTCCGGAAACAATAACAGCCAGACAGCGATTCTGGATGTTTCGCCGTCAGAGACGCAGACGTATTTCATTGATGCGAACCCCGTAGGCAGTCCCACTGGCGCATACAAAATTGAAATGATTGAAGAAATTTCAAATTCCTTGGCCACGGATTCGACCCTTGCAAACGGTCAACTGGTCGAGAGCAGCATTGACTACGACTCTGACCGGGATTTTTTCGAAATCAGCCTGAATACCGGGGTCAGTTACTTGTTCCAGATGGCTGGTGATGGCGGGGTTAGCAGCCTGAATAACAACTTCCTGAATCTTTTTGATGGCGCGGGCGCTTTCCTGGATGATTCGGGAAACAACAACCAAACGGTGGCGTCGATTATCTACACGCCCACCGTCGCGGGAACCTATTATTTGGATGCCAATCCAGTGGGTAGCCCCACCGGCGACTACAAGATTGGTTATATCGAGGAAGTGTCCAACACCTTTGGCAGCGCCACGGTCGAGCTGAGCACCACAGCCCCCGTCGTCAGCGAACTGGATTACGAGACGGATATCGACGTGTTCCGCATGACGCTCGAGGCCGGGGCGATTTATACCGTCACGATGGCGGGTGACGGCGGCCCCGGTGCCATCGGGCGCACCGATATGCGAATCTATGACGGTGACCGCAATCTGCTGCGCGACGTAGACACAAATACATCCTCGAACGACATCACCTTTCTGGCCAATGAGGGCGGGCTTTATTACGTTGCCGTTGGGTCGAATTTCAGCGGCACCTACAGCCTAAACCTGACCTCATCCTCGGGCACTGGCGGCAACGATACGCTGATCGGGACCGATGGCAGCGACACCCTGCTGGGGCTGGGCGGCGATGACCGGCTTGAGGGCGGTGACGGCAATGACCGGCTAGAGGGCGGTGCTGGCGATGACGGTCTGCTGGGCGGCGATGGCAATGACACGTTGCTGGGCGGTGACGGCGACGACAACATGGCCGCGTCAAGCGGCGATGACAGTCTGCTGGGCGGCGCGGGCGACGACCAGATGGGCGGCGGTCTTGGGGATGATACGATGGACGGCGGCGCGGATGATGACCGCATGGGCGGTGGTCAGGGCGATGACGTGATGTCGGGCGGTGCCGGCGACGATACGGTCAACGGCGGCGCGGGGAATGATGTCCTGGATGGCGGTGCCGGCAATGATGTGATGGGCGCGTCCTTTGGCAATGACACCGTGACGGGCGGTGATGGCAATGACGACATGGGCGGCGGTGCTGGCCAGGATGTGATCGAGGGCGGTGCCGGCAATGACAGCGCTGGCGGCGGTGAGGGGAATGATACCATCGACGGCGGCAGCGGCGACGATTTCCTTGCTGGGGGTGGTCGTGACGATGACATCATGGGCGGCACTGGCGATGATACGATCAACGGCGGTGCTGGCAACGATACCATGTCGGGCGGCAGCGGCGCGGACGTCTTTGTGTTCAACGCCTTTGCGGCTGGCGAAGCCGACCTGATCACCGATTTCGAGGATGGCAGCGACATGTTCCGCATGTCCGGCGTAACCGGAGAGCCGGGGTCCGGCCTTCAGGGGCGGGTCGACGCGCTGGGGATCACCGACGTCACGCTGGACGGGCAGGCGGGGGTCAGCATGAGTTATGATGGCCAGACAATCACTGTTCTGGGGGTTGCCGCTGCGGATCTGGGGCTTGAGGACTTCAGCTTTTTCTAAGGGGGCAGGCCTATCCGGCCCGCTTTGGAGGGGGCACCAGAGACTGACTGAGCAGCGCCTGCATCCGGTCGCGCAGGGTTGGGCGTAACCCCTCCGGCGCGGTCGGATAGCCAAAGGTGTCAAAATCGCCGCCATAGATCCTGCGGATCCGGTGCAGGGTCTGCGGGCGGATGAAGTTACGGTAGCCAAAGGCGTGATCCGCCACATGGCGTGCCTCGACCTGACCCAGATACCCCTTGTGCCCGCGCTCGGTGACTTTGGTGCGGTTCATCGTGCGGGGCTGGAATTGCAGATCCAACTCAGCCGCCAGCGCGGTCATCTCTGAGTCAAAGTTTTCCAGATGCAGGATGTGGTCATACCGGAACCCCGGCATTCCGACCATAAAGGGCGGGATCTGCGTATCCCAATGGCCGTTGATCGGCTGGCGCGGCTGCGGTCGGGTGGCGTGCAGGTGCGCCACTGTGTCGAGGAACTGTTCAAAGCTCATTATATTGTTCTGCGTCTGCGCCCCGTGCAGATCGCAGAAACTATCGTGCAGCGCCTGGGCAAACACCTCTAGATCGGCGCGGACCCGCAGTTTTTTGCCGTTATAGAGACAGAATTTGTTGAAATAGGCGCTGATCACCCGGGTTGCCGGATGGCGCACCAGAATGACCGATCGATAGCCGCGCTGCCGGATTGCCGCCAGACAGATTTGGTGCGGCTGACTTTGAGTGTGAAAGAACTTCTTCTGTTCCGGGCGTTCGGGGATGTTCTCGGCCAGGATGTTGAACAGCGTGGTGCAGGCCGCCTTTTGCGACCAGAAGAACACGGTTTTGCGTGTGTCGTCGATATAGCCGCGCCAGCCCATGCCCGTTTGTTTCCGCTTGCCCGTTTCTGCGCGTCCAGCATAGGGCCGCGGGCGGGCCTTGGCCAGCGATGGCACGGCAGATGCGGGGTGTTTGTGGCTTGCCTGTGGCGCAGGGGGATGCGACACCATCCGGGCATCAAGGGGCGCACAAACGCATGAGCAGAACGGTTTTCTTGCATATCGGCATGCCGAAATGCGCCACGACCACCATCCAGGATTATCTGAAGGACAACACCGACGCCCTGCGCACGGCGGGGCTGCATTACGGTTTTCACCCCGACGACACGACAACGGATCAGGGCAATTGTGCCCTGTTGGTGGCCGCGCTGTACGGCGAAAAATTTGACCGGGTCGAGGTGTTGCTGGATCATCTTCTGGACGGTGACGGCGATGTCATCCTGTCGAGCGAGCTGTTCATCGGTCTGGGGCGCAGTCTGCTGGGGCAGCGTCTGATCCAGAGCATCCGCAGCCGTGGCTTTGATGTGCGGATTATCTGCTACATGCGGCGTCAGGATCTGTGGATCGAATCCGACTATAAACAGCATATCAAGGGCGGCGGCCCCTGGCTGGACGATATCCAGACGCTGATGGACTTCCGCGCTGAGAAAAAGGTGCTGAACTATACCTGGGCGCTCAAGACCTGGGCCCGCTACATTGATGAATCCGCGATTATCGTCGAGCCGCTGGTGCCCGGCCGACCCGAGGATGCTGCGGTGCGCCGCTTCCTGATCCATGTGGGCGCCACAGCGCTGGCGGCGGGGCCGATCACGGTGACCTCAAGCAATGTCAGCCCGCCCACTGGGCTGATCGAACCGGCGCGGTTTCTGAAACGGGCGTGGCTGCATCGGGGGTTGTCGCTTGAGGCGGCGACTGTCCGGATTCATGAATTTTTCGACACCGCGCCCGGCGTGATCGAGGTGCCGCAGCGCCGCTTTCTGCTGCCGCATCGCAAGCGGGCCCGGCTGGTGCGCATCCATGCACGGATCAATGCCGCTCTGGCGCAGGATTTTCTGGGCGGGCAGGCGCCCTTTGAAGATGTGGTGCAGGAGGATGCCGCCAGCGAAGTGGATCTGGCCCAGGAGGCGGGCGATCTGCTGGCGCAGTACCTGTTGGCAACCGAGGCGCCGTCGCGCTACCGCGACCTTCTGCAAAGCGGTTTGCGCCGGGTGTCGCGCAGCCTGCCGCGCCGCAGCTGAGCAGAGCTGTCGCGGCGCAGGGATCACATATTGATAATGTCGCGGTGATAGCGGCGCAGCAGCATCAGGCCAAGCGCCAGAACCGCCCCCGACACCGTAAACACAAACAGCGGTGACACATAAGACGCGTCATAGGTGGCATAGATCCCCGCGCGGGTCTGACCCACCACATGCACCAGCGGGTTCCACCACAGCCAGTCCTGATAGGGCTGTGGTACGGTGTCAAACGTGAAGAAAATGCACGAGATCAGGAACAGCGGCCGGTTCAGGATCGCCCAGGATCGTTCCCACAGCGGATAAACCGACAGCAGATAGCAGTTCAGCGTGCCGATTGATATCGCCAGACTGAACGCCATGGCATAGCCTAGGGCGATACTGGGCAAGTTCAGAATCACATTAAGGTCAAAGGCCTGGATGATCCCGGCGAACAGGATTGTGGAAATCAGGATCTGGGTAATCACGTTCAGCAGCACCCGCGCGATCAGCGCATCGACAAAAGTCACACCGGGATAGAACAGCAGCGGCTTGGAAAACCGCACTGCCACCGACACCTTGCCATGCAGGTCCATATAGGCACTGAACGGCAGGATGCCCGAGGCAAAGAACAGCGCAAAATTGGTACCAATGCTGGGAGAGCGGAATCCAAAGGCGAACAAAAAGCTCATCAATGCGATCCCGGCCACTGGTTCGAGGATGGCCCAGAGATACCCCATGAACGACCGCCCGTAGGTGGTGGACATCTCGCGCAGCATCAGGGCGACGATCACCCGCAACGTCACGAAATGCCGCGGCGGGCGGGCCGCGCGGTTGGGCAAGGGGGGGGGGGCACTCAGGTCGGTCATCACGATGACTGGCATAGCGCCTTCCGGTTTGCTAGGACAGCCCTAACGCAGACCCATCTGCGTGGTAGTGTCGGAGAGTTCTGAGTTGGAAGACGCAAAGCAGGTTCAGCAGGCCGCCCCGGGCGCTGCTTCGACGACATCACCCGCCGAGAAGGCCGCGGCACCTGCGCCCAAGCCGGGTCCCGCGCCCGCGCAACCCGGAGCGGCAGCGGCCAAACCCGCCGCAGGCAAGCCTGCCCAGCCGGCGGCCGCCAAACCTGCCCCGCCCGCTCCGACTGCTGCGAAACCGGCAAGTCTGCCGCCACCCGCACCCTATGCGACCCCGCGCAAACGGCACTGGATGTTGCTGCTGGTCTTTGTGATCTGGGTGCTGGCACCGATGGCCGGGGTCGGCTGGTATCTCTACACGGTGGCCAAAGATCAATATGCCAGCCATGTCGGTTTTTCGGTACGCACCGAGGAAATCGGCTCGGCGATCGAGCTGCTGGGCGGCATCACCCAACTGTCGGGGTCCAGCTCCTCCGATACCGATATTCTGTTCGAATTCATCCAGAGCCAGCAGATGGTTCGCGCTATCAACGCCGAACTGGATCTTGCCGCGATCTACAGCGCGCCTGAGGATCCGTATTTCGGTCTTGGGGATGACACGCGGATCGAGGCGCTGGCCGAGTACTGGCAGCGCATGGTCAAGGTGTTCTACGACCGTTCCAGCGGGCTGATCGAGGTGCGGGTTGTGGCCTTTGACCCGGTCAATGCACAAAAGATCGCGCGGGCGATCTTTGCCACCAGCAGCGCGATGATCAACCAGCTCTCGACCATCGCGCGCTCTGACGCCACCCGCTATGCCGAAGAAGAGCTGGAGCGCGCCCAGGAGCGGCTCAAGGCGACGCGCCAGGCCACCACGGCGTTTCGCAACCGCACTGGCATCATCGACCCGCAGGCCGACATCCAGGGCCAGATGGGTGTGGTCAACGCCTTGCAAAGCCAGCTTGCCGAGGCGCTGGTGTCGCGTCAGACCCTGCTGGACAGCGCCACCAGCGCCAGTGATCCGCGGGTGACGCAACTGGATGGCCGCATCGAGGCGATCCGCAAGCAGATCACCGCCGAGCGCAGCCAGTTTGGCGGTGCCAGCGGACCCGCGCCCGGAGAAGCGGTCGGGGATGGCACAAGCGAGTCGGCCTATTCCACCCTGCTAGAGGAATACGAGTCGCTGGAAGTGGACCGTGAGTTCGCTGAAAAAAGCTTTTTGTCGTCGCTGGCCGCACGGGATGCCGCGGTGGCCGAAGCACAGCGGCAGTTGCGCTATCTGGCCAGTTATATCGACCCGACTTTGGCTGAAACCCCGGAATATCCGCGCCGGATCGAGCTGCTGCTGATTATCGGCGGCATCCTGTTCCTGACCTGGTGCGTTGGCGCGATGATCTATTATTCGCTGCGCGACCGGCGGTGAGGACAGCCATGGTAACGGCAACGGCGGCGGGTCACAAAACGGATTTGGGCAGATGATCGAGTTGCGCAACGTCAACAAGACGTATGTGATGGACGGCCGCCGCAAGGTGGTCGCCGACAACCTCAACGTCATCTTTCCAACCAGGACCGCCGTGGCGGTGCTGGGACGCAACGGCGCAGGAAAATCCAGTCTGCTGCGCATGCTGTCGGGAGCGATGGAGCCTGACAGCGGCGAAATCATCCGCACTGGCACGATCTCATGGCCGGTGGGGTTTGCAGGCAGTTTTCATCCGGATCTGACCGGCTTGCAGAACACCCGCTTTATTGCGCGGGTCTATGGCGTGGATTCCGACGCGCTGGTGGAATTTGTCGCCGACTTTGCCGAGCTGGGCCAGCATTTCAACCTGCCGGTGCGGACCTATTCCTCGGGAATGAAATCGCGGCTGGCTTTTGGCGTGTCGATGGGGATCCCGTTCGATACCTATCTGGTGGACGAGGTGACGGCGGTGGGCGACGCGTCGTTTCGGCACAAGAGCGAGGCCCTGTTTGCCGCCCGCATGAAAAACAGCGCCGCCGTGATGGTGACCCACGCCCTGGGACAGGTCAAACGCCTGTGCAAACACGCCTCGGTGCTCGAAGAGGGCATCCTGCATTACTATGGCACCGACCTCGACGGCGCGATCGAGCATCATACAGAGCTGATGAAGGTGCGCTGAGGGGGGCGCGCCATGAATGCGCCGAAACCTTGGGTCGTTTGTCCATGCAAGGTCTGTCGTGGCTTACTTATCGCTAACCTGCTGACGTCGTTGCGACGCCTCAAACGGACACAAACTAGGGCTTTGGCCCTGGCTCCTTCGGTAAATATCTCGGTTTTTTATACGGTGCAGGCGACCTGTTCCGGCAGGCGGTTGTCGTAGCCGAAGGTTTCGAGCAGGGCCTGGTTCTGCGGCGCATAATGGCGTTCGATCCGCGCGGTGCGAGTCTCGGTGCGGCCTGAATCCGTATCACCTGCGTGGTGAAAGGCGGCGCGGAACATTTCGCGAATTTGTTCGGGTGGTATGGCGGGGTCCTGCATGGCGGCGGCAATGCGGTCACAATCCTCGACCCGCAGCGACGGGTTGGCGTGGTGATGCGGGACTGTCCAGTTCAGATCGGGCAGCGGCGTGCCGGGCCGCTGCAGTAACCCGGTCATGACCGGGCGGATCTGACTGTGCGGCGCGAGGACCACGGGTGTGGCGGGGAACAGTTTCTGCCAGTTGGTCAGGAACACCGCCGGGCGCAGCGATTCCGTCCGGCGGGTGGCAAAGGCGTGAAAATCCTTGCCGCCATAGGGTTTGCGGGTTTCAAGAAAGCTCTCGAAATGTTGCTTCATGAATTGCGAATAATCGCTGTAGAAGAAGTCGCTGAACGGTCGCAGAAAGGCCACCACCTGCACGTCGATCCCGGCGGCTTGGGCGGCCTTGGACAGTTCCAGCCCGGTGCGGGCCTTGGAATACAGATCCTCGTGGCTCAGCATCACTGTATGGATGTCCCCGGCAAAAAGCGCCTCAAGCCGGGCGGCGTCAAAGACGCTTAGGTCCGGGGCATTGCCGGGATGGTCGTCACCGTCATAAGGATAACGGATGCCCGCGCCCTCAAGGGTGTCGCGGTTTTGCTGCATCACCCGTTGCAGATAGGTCGATCCGCACTTGGGGGACCCGATGTGCAGGAGGATGCGGCGCTGGCCCGCGCCTTGCGGGTCTAATCTGCGGGTCAGCCGCCGTGCCAGCCGGTCAATCATCACCTCGGGCGGCAGGCCCAGTTCGGTCAGGTCGATCTGGCGTTCCTGCGCGGTGACGGGGGCGGCGGTCCAAGCCTGCGACAGCGCAGCGGCGATATCCGGTGCTGTCGGTGGCGCTGACAGGATCGCGGGGCTGAGGCGGCTCAGATCCTTGGGGCCAAAGCTGTTGGTCACCACCCGCACGCCCGAGGCGGCCATTTCAATCGGCGGATGGCTGGGATGCGGCGAATACATCAGCGACAGACCCAGATCGGTGTTCAGCAGGAAGGGGGGGTAATCCTCCATCGGCAGCTTGCCCTGCGAGTCCAGCAGCAGCCCGTTCGGCATCTTCAGCGGCGCATGTGGCAACCCGACTGAGACCAGTTCGATATCGTCGGGGCCAAGGTTGTGTTCACGCACAAACATCGCCAGCGCCTCGACTGCGGTGCCGTACATGTTGCGTGGCACTTCGGGACGGCCATAAAGCGCCAGTCTGCGCGGCCCTGTGCGATCGGGGCGCGCCCCGCTGGCATAGCGTTCGACGTTGATCGAGGGGTGAAAGGCCAGCGCGTCCGGCGTGGCAAAGTCAAAGCCGCGTTCGGCGAAATAGTCGCGCAGCAGGGCGGTGTTGAACACCGGCTCAAAGTCAAAATGATAGCTGGCCATGGCGTCGGCATATTCCACGCCCCAGGCGTAGAAATTCGGCTCAAAATCCTGAATCAGATACCAGAACCGGGTCTGAGTATAGCCAAAGTCGCGGATCAGCCCGTCGGCCAGATGCGCGCTCCACCAGGCGGTGGCCAGAAACAGATCGTCTTTGTGGGCGGGGACGGTGCCGTCCTTGACGCCGCAATGCAGCGATACGCGACCCTGGGCACCGCTCTCGGCACCTGCTTTGCTCAGACGGTGCAGCAGAAAGGCACGGCTGGTGCCGGGGGACGAGATCGGCAGGTCGGTGGCGATGAACCGCACGTGGTGCCCGCGCGCCGCCAGTCCCAGCCCGATATCGAGTGCTGTGTTGATGCCGGCAAAAATCTCGGAGGGGTTCAGCGTCGGGACCAAGATGGTCAGTGCAGGGCCGGGGGCGTCGAACCCGGGTTCCCAGCGGCGCACCTTGCGGATGTCGATCTGGCCTTCGTGGTTGTGCGGCTTGATCTTTTCGCGGGTGGCAATCTGCGGCGGGCGCGGCCGCACACCGGGCGACATCGAATAAAGCCGTGTGTCAAAGGCGTCGATCGCGGCGTTGAGCCCCGGTCCCAGCGCCTCGCGCAAGGTCCAGACGTTGCGCCCGGCGCTGACAACCATAAAGCCAAAGGCGATCCGCGCCAGCGTCATATGCCCGGTCAGCGCCAGTTTGATACAATCGCCCAGATGGCTGCCCCAGCCGCGCATCCGGCGCAGGAACGGGCGCAGCGGCGCGGTTCGGGCCTGATCTGGGGGCAGGCGTCCGTCATCCACCGCCTCGACCATGCGGTTTTGTGCCGAATGCGCCAGGAACCGGGCCAGGGCATAGCCCGCCGCCTCGCGTCGAACCCACATGGCATCGGGCAGGCAGCGGCCCGTGTTCTTGCCATTGCGCAGATAGCCGGCCTGCCGGTCTACAGCGCCGATAGCGTTCGCGCCGTGCTGGCGGTAATCGACCAGCGGCGCCTTGATCAGTGCGACCCCGCCGGTGGCGGCAGCAATCAGGCCAAGCCAGAGGTCGTGATAGTAATGCACGCCCGACTGCGCCGGGAACGGCACCGCGATGCGCGCGACCCGCGCCCGCGCCAGCAGCGTCATGCCGGTGATGTTGTTGCGATAAAGCAGCCCGCGCAGCCCCGGATTGCGGTGCCGCCGCTCGAACCGGAACATCGATGGCTGGAGTTGCGTGGTGCCGTCGCCAGCCACCAGCCGTGCGTCGCTGTGCACCATCTGGGCCTTGCTCGATTGCAGCACCGCCACCCCGCGCGCCAGCCGGTCCGGGTGCCAGATGTCGTCCTGATCCGACAGGGCGATCAGGCAGGTGTCATCGTCCAGCCCCTCGGCGTCGATCAGCCGCAGCACTTCGGCCAGCCCGGCCTCAAAGGCGCGCACCGCGTCCAGTTCAACGTCGCTGGGCACCAGATGTACGGCGATCCCGGCCTCTTGGGCGGTCTGGGTCATCAGATCTTCGGAGTGGGTATCGGCGATGACCGCGATCAGCCGCAGGGCAACACCGGACTGCCCGGTAATCGAGGCAATCTGCGCCGCCAGATGCGCAGGATCGGGCCGGAACACGGCCAGAACAACAAAGACGGTCGGCGCCATATCCGCAAGCGCGTCAGATGAAGGTACAGTCTTGTGCGACATCGGTTACTGCGCGTCCCTGGTCGCCCCGTGCACCACTGTCATGCGGTATCTCCTGCGGGATGGCCGGTCCGGCCGATGCTTTCGTAGGCCGCAAAACCCGCCTCGCTGGCGTCATTGACGGAATAGATATTGCGCAGATCGGCCATGTGCGGCGTG
The DNA window shown above is from Puniceibacterium sp. IMCC21224 and carries:
- a CDS encoding calcium-binding protein; its protein translation is MNITYFGTNSDFLSDGFFQPGDGDLDVISASSTEIVVRNPDTGVLTTLTGTGFALQNGEPAGGTITSMTIREGTNTLATFSNIAWSLVAFEQAAVAATEDDNFAPLGALMSSSGNIIIDASGATDPFEMDDFEYFSQFLTTSVILTGTGGDDELIGGNNADTINPGANDGYDRIHGTQGNDTIVFGGADSNSYYEIEYDRVAGPLTVTADTGAGSVSVVGAGFTDTYQNAAAALTAPDGGLGIVGSRGNDAFNITTALGTWITIGGGAGRDVYNLTLNESMRLFFNWDGVNGANQGLVMNLATGVVSNDGLGFTDQINVSGPARLEIRATDFADRLTGSDRDESFITERGNDTVDGGGGFDRVRYDRSGVDAVTVDLVAGTATGTWDGFGFTDTLTSIEYIRGSRYGNDVILGTGADERFEGEGGNDSLVGRGGDDRLEGDSGNDTLIGGDGRDRLDGGDGNDLLDASGGDAATQGYGDYIRPGLGSDTILGHAALYANDAGLDISYGPLSGIGGLTIVVGANGTGTAVSGTAGAVNDTFTYANYFEGSGDGDLITGSDADHYEGYAPLGGADTVHGGGGFDELNYSYEAEYYGGNGSGITANMGAGTVIDTQGFTDRFSGIDQIRGSAFADSMAAGGVAGGVRFYGEAGNDTIVGGAGDDYLNDGAGNDSLTGGAGNDFFVNEGGTDVFDGGAGVDTLFTDVTGTAADAYTLVANLTTGEQYGLEFADQNVDTLVSIENYQLVGLVSALVTGNADNNRLTTDAGDDTITGGLGNDTVDAGFGTDTAVLAVNRTDATATEQTDGSIRIVSSQGTDIFVAVEFFEFNDGTVAAADLFEEEEESNDAPGELVPGTDGDDTLTGTANNDTVAGGAGNDTLNGAGGNDNISASDGDDVVDGGAGNDSIGGGTGNDTILGGSGNDVIGAGQGDDDADGGTGNDVVNGGPGNDTLIGGEGDDTMGASFGNDRVEGRGGDDSLGGGTGRDTLLGEGGDDAIGAGEGNDSVDGGAGNDFLAGGGRNDVVLGGTGNDTINGGAGNDTLDGGTGSDVFVFNDFVSGEVDRILNFEDGSDSFRMTGIMNAPGTGLQGRVDALNITDVTIEGEAGVSMTYAGHEILLTGVSAAALGVEDFTFL
- a CDS encoding calcium-binding protein, with product MADIQETTDALGSLGTQYIISPGDRFLGDISPSEDRDFLRADLDLGFGYFFRMSGAGGAGSLNSNFLNLFNDAGAYLKNSGNNNSQTAILDVTPSETQTYFIDANPVGSPTGSYQLELIQEIANGLTTNVMLGGGETIFSQIDYDGDRDFFEVELEVGSGYFFRMSGAGGVGSLNSNFLNLFDDAGAYLKNSGNNNSQTAILDVSPSETQTYFIDANPVGSPTGAYKIEMIEEISNSLATDSTLANGQLVESSIDYDSDRDFFEISLNTGVSYLFQMAGDGGVSSLNNNFLNLFDGAGAFLDDSGNNNQTVASIIYTPTVAGTYYLDANPVGSPTGDYKIGYIEEVSNTFGSATVELSTTAPVVSELDYETDIDVFRMTLEAGAIYTVTMAGDGGPGAIGRTDMRIYDGDRNLLRDVDTNTSSNDITFLANEGGLYYVAVGSNFSGTYSLNLTSSSGTGGNDTLIGTDGSDTLLGLGGDDRLEGGDGNDRLEGGAGDDGLLGGDGNDTLLGGDGDDNMAASSGDDSLLGGAGDDQMGGGLGDDTMDGGADDDRMGGGQGDDVMSGGAGDDTVNGGAGNDVLDGGAGNDVMGASFGNDTVTGGDGNDDMGGGAGQDVIEGGAGNDSAGGGEGNDTIDGGSGDDFLAGGGRDDDIMGGTGDDTINGGAGNDTMSGGSGADVFVFNAFAAGEADLITDFEDGSDMFRMSGVTGEPGSGLQGRVDALGITDVTLDGQAGVSMSYDGQTITVLGVAAADLGLEDFSFF
- a CDS encoding sulfotransferase family 2 domain-containing protein, which produces MVSHPPAPQASHKHPASAVPSLAKARPRPYAGRAETGKRKQTGMGWRGYIDDTRKTVFFWSQKAACTTLFNILAENIPERPEQKKFFHTQSQPHQICLAAIRQRGYRSVILVRHPATRVISAYFNKFCLYNGKKLRVRADLEVFAQALHDSFCDLHGAQTQNNIMSFEQFLDTVAHLHATRPQPRQPINGHWDTQIPPFMVGMPGFRYDHILHLENFDSEMTALAAELDLQFQPRTMNRTKVTERGHKGYLGQVEARHVADHAFGYRNFIRPQTLHRIRRIYGGDFDTFGYPTAPEGLRPTLRDRMQALLSQSLVPPPKRAG
- a CDS encoding ABC transporter permease yields the protein MPVIVMTDLSAPPPLPNRAARPPRHFVTLRVIVALMLREMSTTYGRSFMGYLWAILEPVAGIALMSFLFAFGFRSPSIGTNFALFFASGILPFSAYMDLHGKVSVAVRFSKPLLFYPGVTFVDALIARVLLNVITQILISTILFAGIIQAFDLNVILNLPSIALGYAMAFSLAISIGTLNCYLLSVYPLWERSWAILNRPLFLISCIFFTFDTVPQPYQDWLWWNPLVHVVGQTRAGIYATYDASYVSPLFVFTVSGAVLALGLMLLRRYHRDIINM